GCGCTGGTTTGGGCTCCATACGAGGATCAAGGCACAATCTCGTACGTCTACGTGAATGGTCGCGATCCAGCCGTCTATCGCAGCTTGAATTGGGCCGGCTATAGTTCGGCGCGGCCTTCCACAGGTGTAAAGGGAGCCAAGTGGCTTGAAGAGTTGGTCGCCAAGGCAGTTCCCGGGGCTGCCTATGCAATCGACGAACTGCGAATTTCCAGAACGCCCCGCTATGCCGATTTAAAGATTGCCTACGGCCCGCAGCAGACGTTCAATCCCGTTCGCTTCGAGCCCCCCAGCAAGCCCTTTGCCGCCGATGACGACACCACATTGCTGCTGCACTTCGATGACGACCTGCGCGCCGCAGTGCCGAAAGAATTGCCGGCCGCGAAGTTTGATAAGTAACAAATCCTTTGCAGGGTCAACCACTGATGTTCACCGGACCTGAATTCGCGGCGACGCTGTCTGAGCTGCGCTTCACCCATGTCGTGTGGGTGCCCGATACCACGATCGGCCCTTGGGAAGAAGCCATTGAAGCCACCGATGGCTTGCAATTGATTCGCGTCTGTCGCGAGGGTGAAGCCTGGCCACTGGCAGCCGGTTTGCACCTGGGTGGCAAGCAGCCGCTGGTAGTGATGCAGACAACGGGGCTGTATGAATCGGGCGATGCGCTGCGGAATGTGATTTACGACTTGCACCTGCCGCTGTTCGCGCTGATTGGCGTGCGGAATTGGCTCGTGGCCGATTCGAAGGATTCCGCCCGCCGCTTCGCCGAGCCGCTGGTACATGCCTGGCAGCTGAACGCAGTCTGGCTCAACACGCCGGAGGATAAACCAAAGTTTTACGCGCACGTGCGAGCCTGTCGCGAACAACAAATTGCCGGCGTCGCCATGCTGGCGGAGGGAGCACCGTAATGAAGAGCCAAGCGAAACAGCGGACCGAAATGCCCGTCCTCGATGCGCTGCAAGTGCTCATCGACCATTGCACAGATTGGATCGTGGTCACCAATCAGAGTTCATCGCGCAGCTGGCCCAAGTTGGTCCGCCGGCCACTCGATTTGCACTACAACCCATCGACCATGGGTGGAGCTGTTTCGCTCGCGCTGGGCTTAGCGATCGCGCAGCCCCAGCGACGCGTGCTCTGCGTTTCGGGCGATGGGGCCCTGCTGATGAACTTGGGTTCACTGGTCACCGTCGTCACTTGCGCGCCGGAGAATCTGGTCGTGTGTGTGCTCGACAACGAGATGTATGAAGTGACCGGCGGACAGCAGTTGCCTGCACCGCGAAAGAAGCCGCTCGATTACTCAGCACTCGCGAAGGGGGTCGGATTCGAATTCCCGATGGAATTCAATGATCTGGCCGACTGGCAAAAAATGTCCAAGCACTTCCTCTCGCACGCCGGGCCCACATTCCTGACGCTAACCGTCGGGCCCACACCAATCGAGTATCTCAAATCTCCGACGCCGCCAATGAGTGAAATGTTGCCGCAATTCCGCGCAGCCCTCGAAACATAGAAGCTTAAGACCATGACTGATCAGGATCGCGTGCGCATCAGCTTTATTGGCGCCGGCGGCATCTGCGAGCAGCGGCACTTGCCGAACCTGCAGCAGATTCCGGGCATCGAGCTTGTGGCGGTCTGCAACCGCTCGCGCGAGAGTGGCCAGCGAGCGCAGCAAAAGTGGGGCTTTGCCCGCGTCGAAACCGAGTGGCAAAAAGGGATCGACGATCCAGCTGTCGATGCCATCTTCGTCGGCACCTGGCCTTACCTGCATCGCGAGTTGTCGATTGCGGCGCTCAATGCCGGCAAGCATGTGTTCTGTCAGGCCCGCCTCTCGATGGACTGGGCCGAAGCCCGGCAAATGGTCGCTGCTGCCCAGGCTCAACCGCAATTGGTGAATATGGTCTGCCCTTCGCCATTCCGCGTGCGCTGGGAACGAACAATCAAACAACTCTTGGCCAGCGGTCGTCTAGGGGAGTTGCAGACGGTGAGCGTGGAATCGACAAGTTTTGCCAACGGCAATCCCAACCAGGTCAGTTGGCGGGAAGAGCGGGAACTGAGCGGGTTGAATATCATGCAGGTCGGCATCTTTGCCGAAACGATTCAGGCCTGGTGCGGCGAGTATCAATCGCTGGCAGCCACAACCGCGATTCCGCTCCGCGAAAAAACAACTGCAGCGGGCGAGAAACAGTTGATTCAGATTCCGCAAATCGTGTCGCTTAGCGGCATGCTCTCGAGCGGCGCAATATGCCGCGAATATCACAGCGGGTTAGCCATTGGCAGCGAACGCTCCGAGATCACGCTGTTCGGCTCGCGCGGCACTTGTGTGGCGAACCTGCGCGAAGGACGGATCACGCTCGCGAGTGGCACTTCGCCCCACGATCAAACGCTGCTCGACGAAACAGGGGATCCGTGGCGAGTTGAGCAGGAGTTCATCGACGCCGTGCGGGCTGCCCGGCGCGGCGAAGCATGGCAGGTGAGTCCCGACTTCGCCGCTGGAAGTCGCTACATGCTCAAGATGCAAGCGCTGCACGATTCGGCCACTCAACTTCGCACCGTGAAGTTGAGTGAGTATTGAATGGCGACTAACCCTTGCTCATGCGTCGGGCTAAGTTGAGATCGGCCAACCCTATTTCATTGGCAGCGAGCTTTTGGGCTCATAGGCCTGGCAACCGAAGTCGCGGCCGATGTTGAGAAACTTCTGGCGATCGTCTTCGCCGATGTGGGGCCCTTCGATGCGGAAGAATTGCCAGGTCCAGGAAACTTCGAAATCGCCCGCCTGACCGCGGCCGACGAGCACGCCCGGCTTCTCATCGACACCGGTGAATTCCGCTTTGATCCGGTCGATCACCTCTTTCACGGGCAGGTCGACCAGGCCGTCGACATCTTCGCCAAAGCTGAGTTCCTGACTGATCGACTCCGCGGGCTGGGTAACTTGGGATTGCTGCCGCCAAAACATGAGAACCTGACGCATAACTGCTCCTGACCGACTTCCGTTGCTGAGATCTGCCCATTTGCGCGCCGAGCCCGCCATTCCTGCCCGGCAGGTGGATTCTATACTACCGGCCCGTTTTGCAATATGGATTGCGATAAGGGAAATGGCAGCACGTTGCGTACCAGATAAAAGTTCCAAAGAGCCTTCGTTCCGTGACCAGACGTGTCACGCCTACGGCGTCTAATAGCAACGGCCCGATCTTTCACAATTTGGTAGTACGTGCATGACAATTATGAATTTTTATTGAATTACATTCGCAGTCATTTATCCATTTAGCTGACGTTATTGATGGCACACATTTTTACCTGGCAGGTCGTTGAATAGTGGAATTTTATGGCACCGGATAATGGAAATTGAATCTGGAAATTTCCGCTATTTCAAACCTGGTGGCTGGGCGTAAGTCCCTGCCGACAGGAGGCTTGTAGTTAGCTGGCACCGCGCTCGCAACTTGTGGAATCTGGAAATTTCTCTGTTAACCGAGCCGCTGGCGGCCGTTGAACTGCTAATCCAATCGTTTCGCAGTTCACCCGCGCAAGCGCGTGGGTTAACCAGATACGGAGTCTGTTCAGGGCTGGGGAGGCTCTGCGGGCAGAAATACGAGAAAGGTACCTAGGATCATAAAAATGCCGGCCACCATTAGCAAAATCAAAACAGTGCCCGGGCTTTGGCCCGCGACGAAGGTTCCACAAGT
Above is a window of Anatilimnocola aggregata DNA encoding:
- a CDS encoding thiamine pyrophosphate-binding protein, which translates into the protein MFTGPEFAATLSELRFTHVVWVPDTTIGPWEEAIEATDGLQLIRVCREGEAWPLAAGLHLGGKQPLVVMQTTGLYESGDALRNVIYDLHLPLFALIGVRNWLVADSKDSARRFAEPLVHAWQLNAVWLNTPEDKPKFYAHVRACREQQIAGVAMLAEGAP
- a CDS encoding thiamine pyrophosphate-dependent enzyme, with protein sequence MKSQAKQRTEMPVLDALQVLIDHCTDWIVVTNQSSSRSWPKLVRRPLDLHYNPSTMGGAVSLALGLAIAQPQRRVLCVSGDGALLMNLGSLVTVVTCAPENLVVCVLDNEMYEVTGGQQLPAPRKKPLDYSALAKGVGFEFPMEFNDLADWQKMSKHFLSHAGPTFLTLTVGPTPIEYLKSPTPPMSEMLPQFRAALET
- a CDS encoding Gfo/Idh/MocA family protein, with translation MTDQDRVRISFIGAGGICEQRHLPNLQQIPGIELVAVCNRSRESGQRAQQKWGFARVETEWQKGIDDPAVDAIFVGTWPYLHRELSIAALNAGKHVFCQARLSMDWAEARQMVAAAQAQPQLVNMVCPSPFRVRWERTIKQLLASGRLGELQTVSVESTSFANGNPNQVSWREERELSGLNIMQVGIFAETIQAWCGEYQSLAATTAIPLREKTTAAGEKQLIQIPQIVSLSGMLSSGAICREYHSGLAIGSERSEITLFGSRGTCVANLREGRITLASGTSPHDQTLLDETGDPWRVEQEFIDAVRAARRGEAWQVSPDFAAGSRYMLKMQALHDSATQLRTVKLSEY